A window of Campylobacter pinnipediorum subsp. pinnipediorum contains these coding sequences:
- a CDS encoding ATP-binding protein, translating into MNNLDFFYQAPLKNFKFINRKVFITSAKTIISGCIGSGKTSLICEYLNKFKQNDRLYINLKDIRIDKDQVLKNLKDFVIKNNIKVLAIESISRNDIANLTSCFKHCEKIVFSTYDVNLKIDSFSNLKLNYLDYEEFISFFKKNIDQSMLFSHFLAHGGAVRSAFLDPSENSEFLQNELKRAIEPQKIELLKECALQISSELNSYEIYKNIKSKTKVSKDSVYNKIYELEQNGFIVNVSKFNEAKAKKRVFFSNFALKNSLVLKKDFNSVFKNAVFCELLKLKTDIFYTKEFDFYLPNRKIAILCVPFGISEIVFLKFQKLRSILKELNISKLQVISVSNYDEISQEGIKCKITPFYQWALGF; encoded by the coding sequence ATGAACAATTTAGACTTTTTTTATCAAGCACCTTTAAAAAATTTTAAATTTATAAACCGAAAAGTTTTTATCACGTCAGCAAAAACCATAATATCAGGCTGTATCGGAAGTGGAAAAACTTCACTAATATGCGAGTATTTAAACAAATTCAAACAAAACGATAGGCTTTATATAAACCTAAAAGATATAAGAATAGACAAAGACCAAGTCTTAAAAAACCTAAAAGATTTTGTAATAAAAAACAATATCAAAGTTTTAGCTATTGAAAGTATCAGTCGAAACGATATAGCAAATTTAACAAGCTGTTTTAAGCATTGCGAAAAAATAGTTTTTTCAACATATGATGTAAATCTAAAAATAGATAGCTTTTCAAACCTAAAACTAAACTATCTAGACTACGAGGAATTCATATCATTTTTTAAAAAAAACATAGACCAATCAATGCTTTTTAGCCACTTTTTAGCACACGGAGGGGCTGTAAGAAGTGCTTTTTTAGATCCAAGTGAAAACTCCGAGTTTTTACAAAATGAATTAAAAAGAGCCATTGAACCACAAAAGATAGAGCTATTAAAAGAGTGTGCTTTGCAAATATCATCTGAGCTAAACAGCTATGAAATCTATAAAAACATAAAATCAAAAACAAAAGTTTCAAAAGATAGTGTGTATAATAAAATTTACGAGTTAGAGCAAAATGGATTTATCGTTAATGTAAGTAAATTTAATGAAGCAAAAGCAAAAAAAAGAGTGTTTTTTTCAAATTTTGCATTAAAAAACAGCTTGGTTTTAAAAAAAGATTTTAACTCTGTATTTAAAAATGCTGTTTTTTGTGAATTATTAAAACTAAAAACAGATATATTTTATACAAAAGAGTTTGATTTTTATCTACCAAATAGAAAAATTGCTATTTTGTGTGTGCCTTTTGGGATAAGCGAAATAGTATTTTTGAAATTTCAAAAACTTCGTTCAATACTTAAAGAACTCAATATAAGCAAACTTCAAGTCATAAGTGTCTCAAACTACGATGAAATAAGTCAAGAGGGGATAAAATGCAAGATAACACCTTTTTATCAATGGGCATTAGGGTTTTAA